Proteins encoded within one genomic window of Streptomyces kaniharaensis:
- a CDS encoding type I polyketide synthase translates to MNDHAVAVVGMACRVPGADDIHAFWRMLRGGEDAITEAPADRAHDVPELAPFRRGGYLDRVADFDAGFFGISPREAAAMDPRQRMVLELSWDALEDAYLPPDSLHGSATAVFLGATGDDYASLVHRHGADALSHHSIAGLSRGLIANRVSHRLGLHGPSLTVDTVQSSSLVAVQMACESLRSGAARLALAGGVHLNLVPESTLAFARSGALSPDGLSYTFDARANGFVRGEGAGVVVLKRLADALADGDPVYCVLLGGAVNHDGDGQALTVPDGDAQQALLRQAYDRAGVDPGQVAYVELHGTGTKVGDPVEASALGSVLGTARDAERPLLVGSVKTNIGHLEPAAGVLGLIKVALSMKHGILPASLNYESPNPEIPLEQWKLRVNAQARPWPEGPRLAGVSSFGVGGTNCHLVVADHLASSPAQEAPVQEAPVQEAPELSAPVPVVVSGASATAVRAQAERLRQWLESRPELRPADVGYSTVTTRSALKHRGVVVAADRAELLDGLTALSAGEPSAAVVAGSPTETGSGVVWVFPGQGSQWVGMALGLWESSPVFAARMTECEQLLSGLVDWSLRDVLGDEAALARVDVVQPALFSVMVSLAEVWRSAGVVPDAVVGHSQGEIAAACAAGLISLADGLRLVVGRSLAIDAGLSGRGTLASLAVPAEQVDQSRVSVAAVNGPNAVVIAGAVDAVHEVVAEYEAQGIRAKVIPVDYASHSSHVEAIRDEVLRAADGITATDSGVAFYSTVTAGPAEAAELDAEYWYRNLRQPVRLSETITALAEDGYRVFLEISPHPVLTTAIEDTAASSAVQGGVVVQGTLRRGDDEARRLLLSMAELYALGLPVDWRPAFPDARRVELPTYAFERQPYWVSGERAASHVPPSAAGTGIAETAQTAQPAQPEPAGMREQDLWKLVRSQAAVVLGHPDPALIGADSTFKELGFDSVTAVELRNRLNTAAGLRMPTSLLFDHPTPAAVVRHMREQLSGPGADRPAHRASTASSPAAPADDPIAVIGMGCRLPGGVNSPEDLWRLVSEGGDAISGFPDDRGWQVAPGADFPRWGGFLAGATDFDAAFFRISPREALAMDPQQRLVLETVWEALEQAGQDPAALRRSRTGVFIGAMAQDYLPHLEDVPDNLGGHALTGSATSVVSGRVAYALGLEGPAVSIDTACSSSLVAMHLAAQSLRSGDCSLALAGGVTVMSTPGMFIEFARQGGLAADGRCKAFSAAADGTGWSEGVGVLVLERLSDARRNGHRVLAVLRGSAVNQDGESNGLTAPNGPSQERVIRQALAGGGLSPTDVDAVEAHGTGTSLGDPIEAQALLATYGQDREQPLWLGSVKSNIGHTQAAAGAAGMIKMIMAMRHGVLPRTLHAQEPSRQVDWSSGAVELLTEQQPWPAADRPRRAGVSSFGISGTNAHVILEQGDPAEPQERADEQEPAGLVPWLVSARGSRALAGQAKRLRAAASAEPAPRVADVAHSLAADRTAFDHRAVVLGSGREELLAGLDALAQGDRSAAVITGSAAATPGVGVLFSGQGSQRLGMSRELVRTFPAFARAWAEVCAELDPLLDHAIDDVVTAEPDSGQAPLLNETAMTQPALFAFEVAAFRLLESLGVSPSVLVGHSIGELAAAHVAGVFSLADAARLVAARGRLMQALPKGGTMLAVQADEDEVTDALEGYEESVSIAAVNSPTSTVVSGAEDAVAEIETTLAAMGRKTTRLRVSHAFHSPLMEPMLDKFREVARSVSYAAPRIPVVSNVTGGLAEGGALEQPEYWVRHVREAVRFADGVRAAVAAGAEVLVEVGPDGVLSAMARETLADSAPDLPVVAVVRKDRSEPRAAVEALARLHVAGVPVDWQSYLGAVGAAGRHVDLPTYAFDRQRYWAQPAKPQGDVGSAGLAAVEHPFLAASTDLAVGDQLVLSGLISSADDPWLADHAIFGTVVLPGAAFVEAALHTLDDAGCRSVEELTLQAPLLLGEDAVRLQIIVGAPEESGRRPIGVHSRPSSAAGSWTTHATGFLSTGTGPVPDASASDVWPPEGAAPVDLADFYPELVDRGYVYGPAFQGLRALWRQGDEVYGEVRLPGDVPRAGAGFAVHPALFDAALHPMLSLLTGSDPTEVLLPYSWSGVTGHALGGTDLRVRIARKDAHEVSLQITGPGGTPVLSVESLTLMPASVEQLAGGNAADALYAVDWTALSEAPAPGGSVPGAEFAHVAPGGDGDVPTAARASAQRVLDLVQKRLRDERSDQRPLVIVTRRAVAVTRDESPDLSGAPVWGLVRSVQAEHPDRFVLVDTDEDQASLRALKTLDLSREPQLALRGGVAYVPRLAPAPTAQAAPPAWNPQGTVLLTGATGALGALFARHLVTEHGVRHLLMLSRRGSAAPGAADLAAELAALGAGVTQAACDVSDPAALAERIAEIPAEAPLTAVVHLAGVLDDGAAESLTPDQLNRVFRPKVDAAWHLHELTKDLDLSAFVLYSSVVGTLGNAGQANYAAANAFLDALAAHRKAAGLPAMSLAWGPWELGMAGTLGQADLARFRRNGMVPLDAAKGAALFDTALALDTATVVPAVVDASALRQLESVPALLRGMAPPRQRRVEERTESTIAQRLAALSPDEQRGELLDLLLATAAVVLGYADVDDIDADMSFKEIGFDSLSGVEFRNQVKKDTGVQVPATVIFNYPTPAALAERIRELLFPEDAPDVELREDDEDSAADQLDDEIDALDVDDLIQRALNE, encoded by the coding sequence ATGAACGACCATGCCGTCGCCGTGGTGGGGATGGCCTGCCGCGTCCCGGGTGCCGACGACATCCATGCCTTCTGGCGGATGCTGCGGGGCGGTGAGGACGCGATCACCGAGGCACCCGCGGACCGGGCCCACGACGTCCCGGAGCTGGCGCCGTTCCGCCGGGGCGGGTACCTCGACCGCGTCGCCGACTTCGACGCGGGCTTCTTCGGGATCTCACCGCGCGAGGCCGCGGCGATGGACCCGCGCCAGCGCATGGTGCTCGAACTGAGCTGGGACGCCCTGGAGGACGCCTACCTCCCGCCGGACAGCCTGCACGGCAGCGCCACCGCGGTCTTCCTCGGCGCCACCGGCGACGACTACGCCTCGCTGGTGCACCGCCACGGCGCCGACGCGCTGTCCCACCACTCCATCGCCGGTCTGAGCCGGGGCCTGATCGCCAACCGGGTCTCGCACCGACTCGGCCTGCACGGGCCGAGCCTGACCGTCGACACGGTCCAGTCCTCCTCCCTGGTCGCGGTGCAGATGGCCTGCGAGAGCCTGCGCTCGGGCGCCGCCCGGCTCGCGCTGGCCGGCGGCGTGCACCTGAACCTGGTGCCGGAGAGCACGCTCGCCTTCGCCCGCTCCGGCGCGCTGTCGCCGGACGGCCTCAGCTACACCTTCGACGCGCGCGCCAACGGCTTCGTCCGCGGCGAGGGCGCCGGCGTGGTCGTCCTCAAGCGCCTCGCCGACGCCCTCGCCGATGGCGACCCCGTCTACTGCGTGCTGCTCGGCGGCGCGGTGAACCACGACGGCGACGGCCAGGCGCTGACCGTCCCCGACGGCGACGCGCAGCAGGCCCTGCTGCGGCAGGCGTACGACCGGGCGGGGGTGGACCCCGGGCAGGTGGCGTACGTCGAACTGCACGGCACCGGCACGAAGGTGGGCGACCCGGTCGAGGCGAGCGCGCTCGGATCGGTGCTCGGCACGGCCCGCGACGCCGAACGGCCGCTGCTCGTCGGCTCGGTGAAGACCAACATCGGCCACCTCGAACCGGCCGCCGGCGTGCTGGGCCTGATCAAGGTCGCCCTGTCGATGAAGCACGGGATCCTCCCGGCGAGCCTCAACTACGAGAGCCCGAACCCGGAGATCCCGCTGGAGCAGTGGAAGCTGCGGGTCAACGCGCAGGCCCGGCCCTGGCCCGAGGGCCCCCGGCTGGCCGGCGTCAGCTCGTTCGGCGTCGGCGGCACCAACTGCCACCTCGTCGTCGCCGACCACCTCGCCTCCAGCCCGGCGCAGGAGGCCCCGGTGCAGGAGGCGCCGGTGCAGGAGGCGCCAGAGCTCTCCGCCCCGGTGCCCGTCGTGGTCTCGGGCGCGTCCGCGACGGCCGTGCGGGCCCAGGCCGAGCGGCTGCGGCAGTGGCTGGAGTCCCGGCCCGAGCTGCGCCCGGCCGATGTCGGCTACTCCACGGTGACGACCCGTTCGGCGCTCAAGCACCGCGGCGTCGTCGTCGCCGCGGACCGCGCCGAGTTGCTGGACGGCCTCACGGCGCTCTCGGCGGGCGAGCCGTCGGCGGCGGTCGTGGCGGGATCCCCCACGGAGACCGGCTCCGGCGTCGTGTGGGTCTTCCCGGGCCAGGGCTCCCAGTGGGTCGGGATGGCCCTGGGCCTGTGGGAGTCGTCCCCGGTGTTCGCCGCCCGGATGACGGAGTGCGAGCAGCTGCTGAGCGGCCTCGTCGACTGGTCGCTGCGGGACGTGCTCGGTGACGAGGCGGCGCTGGCCCGCGTGGACGTGGTCCAGCCCGCGCTGTTCTCGGTCATGGTCTCCCTGGCCGAGGTGTGGCGCTCGGCCGGTGTGGTGCCGGACGCCGTCGTGGGGCATTCGCAGGGCGAGATCGCGGCCGCCTGCGCGGCCGGCCTCATCTCACTGGCCGACGGGCTCCGGCTGGTCGTCGGGCGCAGCCTGGCCATCGACGCCGGGCTCTCGGGCCGCGGGACGCTGGCCTCGCTGGCCGTGCCCGCCGAGCAGGTGGACCAGTCGCGGGTCTCGGTCGCGGCGGTGAATGGCCCGAACGCGGTCGTCATCGCCGGCGCCGTCGACGCGGTGCACGAGGTCGTGGCCGAGTACGAGGCGCAGGGGATCCGCGCCAAGGTCATCCCGGTCGACTACGCGTCCCACTCCTCCCACGTGGAGGCGATCCGGGACGAGGTGCTGCGGGCCGCCGACGGCATCACGGCGACCGACAGCGGTGTCGCGTTCTATTCGACGGTCACCGCCGGCCCGGCGGAGGCGGCCGAGCTGGATGCCGAGTACTGGTACCGGAACCTGCGGCAGCCGGTGCGGCTCTCGGAGACCATCACCGCGCTGGCCGAGGACGGGTACCGCGTCTTCCTGGAGATCAGCCCGCACCCGGTGCTGACCACGGCCATCGAGGACACGGCGGCCTCTTCTGCCGTCCAGGGCGGCGTGGTGGTCCAGGGCACGCTGCGCCGGGGCGACGACGAGGCCCGCCGTCTGCTGCTGTCCATGGCCGAGCTGTACGCCCTGGGCCTTCCGGTCGACTGGAGGCCGGCCTTCCCTGACGCCCGCCGGGTGGAGCTGCCCACCTACGCCTTCGAACGGCAGCCGTACTGGGTCTCCGGCGAGCGGGCGGCGTCGCACGTGCCGCCGTCGGCCGCGGGCACCGGGATTGCCGAGACCGCCCAGACCGCCCAACCCGCCCAGCCGGAGCCCGCCGGGATGCGCGAGCAGGACCTGTGGAAGCTGGTCCGCTCGCAAGCGGCAGTGGTGCTCGGCCACCCCGACCCGGCGCTGATCGGAGCCGACAGCACGTTCAAGGAGCTCGGCTTCGACTCGGTGACGGCCGTCGAACTGCGCAACCGGCTGAACACCGCGGCCGGACTGCGGATGCCGACCTCGCTGCTGTTCGACCACCCGACCCCCGCCGCAGTCGTCCGGCACATGCGCGAACAGCTGTCCGGGCCCGGCGCCGACCGGCCCGCCCACCGGGCGAGCACCGCCTCCTCCCCCGCCGCACCGGCCGACGACCCGATCGCGGTCATCGGCATGGGCTGCCGGCTCCCCGGCGGCGTGAACTCGCCGGAGGACCTGTGGCGGCTGGTCTCCGAGGGCGGGGACGCGATCTCGGGGTTCCCTGACGACCGCGGCTGGCAGGTGGCCCCCGGCGCGGACTTCCCCCGCTGGGGCGGCTTCCTGGCCGGTGCCACGGACTTCGACGCCGCCTTCTTCCGGATCAGCCCGCGCGAGGCGCTGGCGATGGACCCGCAGCAGCGGCTCGTACTGGAAACGGTGTGGGAGGCGCTGGAGCAGGCCGGTCAGGACCCGGCGGCGCTGCGCCGCAGCCGGACGGGCGTCTTCATCGGCGCCATGGCCCAGGACTACCTCCCGCACCTGGAGGACGTCCCCGACAACCTCGGCGGCCACGCCCTGACCGGAAGCGCCACCAGCGTGGTCTCCGGCCGGGTCGCCTACGCGCTGGGCCTCGAAGGGCCGGCGGTGAGCATCGACACGGCGTGCTCGTCGTCGCTGGTGGCGATGCACCTGGCGGCCCAGTCCCTGCGCTCGGGGGACTGCTCCCTGGCGCTGGCGGGCGGAGTGACGGTGATGTCGACCCCCGGCATGTTCATCGAGTTCGCGCGCCAGGGCGGGCTCGCCGCCGACGGCCGCTGCAAGGCGTTCTCCGCCGCGGCGGACGGCACCGGCTGGTCCGAGGGCGTGGGCGTGCTGGTGCTCGAACGCCTCTCGGACGCGCGGCGCAACGGGCACCGCGTGCTGGCCGTGCTGCGCGGCAGTGCGGTCAACCAGGACGGCGAGAGCAACGGGCTCACCGCCCCGAACGGACCGTCGCAGGAGCGGGTCATCCGCCAGGCGCTGGCCGGCGGCGGCCTGTCCCCGACGGACGTCGACGCGGTCGAGGCGCACGGCACCGGCACGTCCCTGGGCGACCCGATCGAGGCCCAGGCGCTGCTGGCGACGTACGGGCAGGACCGCGAACAGCCGCTGTGGCTGGGGTCGGTGAAGTCGAACATCGGACACACCCAGGCCGCGGCGGGGGCCGCGGGCATGATCAAGATGATCATGGCCATGCGGCACGGAGTGCTGCCGCGGACACTGCACGCGCAGGAGCCGTCCCGCCAGGTCGACTGGTCGTCGGGTGCGGTCGAGCTGCTGACCGAGCAGCAGCCGTGGCCGGCGGCCGACCGGCCGCGCCGGGCCGGTGTCTCGTCCTTCGGGATCAGCGGCACCAACGCGCACGTCATCCTCGAACAGGGCGATCCCGCCGAGCCCCAGGAGCGGGCCGACGAGCAGGAGCCGGCCGGCCTCGTGCCGTGGCTGGTCTCGGCGCGCGGCAGCCGCGCGCTCGCCGGGCAGGCGAAGCGGCTGCGGGCCGCGGCGTCCGCCGAGCCGGCGCCGCGGGTGGCCGACGTGGCGCACTCCCTCGCTGCGGACCGGACGGCGTTCGACCACCGCGCGGTGGTGCTGGGCTCCGGGCGGGAGGAACTGCTGGCCGGACTGGACGCGCTGGCTCAGGGCGACCGCTCGGCGGCCGTGATCACGGGCAGCGCGGCGGCCACACCGGGCGTCGGCGTCCTGTTCTCCGGGCAGGGCAGCCAGCGGCTCGGCATGAGCCGCGAACTCGTGCGGACCTTCCCCGCCTTCGCGCGGGCCTGGGCCGAGGTCTGCGCCGAGCTCGATCCGCTGCTGGACCACGCGATCGACGACGTCGTGACGGCCGAGCCCGACTCCGGGCAGGCGCCGCTGCTGAACGAGACGGCGATGACGCAGCCGGCTCTCTTCGCCTTCGAGGTGGCGGCGTTCCGGCTGCTGGAATCGCTGGGCGTCTCCCCCTCGGTCCTGGTGGGCCACTCCATCGGCGAGCTGGCCGCCGCCCATGTGGCGGGGGTCTTCTCGCTCGCCGACGCGGCGCGCCTGGTCGCCGCCCGCGGCCGGCTGATGCAGGCCCTGCCCAAGGGCGGGACCATGCTGGCCGTCCAGGCCGACGAGGACGAGGTCACCGACGCGTTGGAGGGATACGAGGAGTCCGTCTCGATCGCCGCCGTGAACAGCCCCACCTCCACGGTGGTCTCCGGCGCCGAGGACGCGGTCGCCGAGATCGAGACGACGCTCGCCGCCATGGGCCGCAAGACGACGCGGCTGCGGGTCTCGCACGCGTTCCACTCGCCGCTGATGGAGCCGATGCTGGATAAGTTCCGCGAGGTGGCGCGGTCGGTGTCCTACGCGGCGCCGCGCATCCCGGTCGTCTCGAACGTCACCGGCGGCCTGGCCGAGGGCGGTGCGCTGGAGCAGCCGGAGTACTGGGTGCGCCACGTCCGCGAGGCCGTGCGGTTCGCCGACGGGGTGCGTGCCGCGGTGGCGGCCGGGGCGGAGGTCCTGGTCGAGGTCGGCCCGGACGGGGTCCTGTCCGCCATGGCGCGGGAGACCCTGGCCGACTCGGCACCCGACCTGCCCGTGGTCGCCGTCGTCCGCAAGGACCGGTCCGAACCCCGAGCGGCGGTCGAGGCGTTGGCGCGACTGCACGTGGCGGGCGTGCCGGTCGACTGGCAGTCCTACCTCGGCGCCGTCGGTGCCGCCGGGCGCCACGTCGACCTGCCCACCTACGCCTTCGACCGGCAGCGGTACTGGGCACAGCCCGCGAAGCCGCAGGGCGATGTCGGCAGCGCCGGACTCGCCGCGGTCGAGCACCCGTTCCTCGCCGCCTCCACCGACCTCGCGGTCGGCGACCAACTGGTCCTCAGCGGCCTGATCTCGTCGGCCGACGACCCCTGGCTGGCCGACCACGCCATCTTCGGCACCGTGGTCCTCCCCGGGGCGGCCTTCGTGGAAGCGGCGCTGCACACCCTGGACGACGCGGGGTGCCGGAGCGTGGAGGAACTGACCCTCCAGGCGCCGCTGCTCCTCGGCGAGGACGCCGTCCGGCTCCAGATCATCGTCGGCGCGCCCGAGGAGTCGGGCCGGCGCCCCATCGGTGTCCACTCGCGTCCGTCCTCGGCGGCGGGCTCGTGGACCACGCATGCGACCGGCTTCCTGTCCACCGGCACGGGGCCGGTGCCCGACGCGTCCGCCTCCGACGTGTGGCCGCCCGAGGGAGCCGCGCCCGTAGACCTGGCGGACTTCTACCCGGAGCTCGTCGACCGCGGCTACGTCTACGGGCCGGCCTTCCAGGGGCTGCGCGCCCTGTGGCGGCAGGGCGACGAGGTCTACGGCGAGGTCCGGCTGCCCGGCGACGTCCCCCGCGCCGGCGCCGGGTTCGCCGTGCACCCGGCCCTGTTCGACGCGGCGCTGCACCCGATGCTGTCGCTGCTGACCGGCTCGGATCCCACCGAGGTGCTCCTGCCGTACTCCTGGTCGGGGGTGACCGGCCACGCGCTCGGCGGCACGGACCTGCGGGTCCGGATCGCCCGCAAGGATGCCCACGAGGTGTCGCTGCAGATCACCGGCCCCGGCGGCACGCCGGTGCTGTCCGTGGAGTCGCTGACGCTCATGCCGGCGTCCGTCGAGCAGCTGGCCGGCGGGAACGCCGCGGACGCCCTGTACGCCGTCGACTGGACGGCGCTGTCCGAGGCGCCCGCCCCCGGCGGCTCGGTGCCGGGGGCGGAGTTCGCCCACGTGGCCCCGGGTGGGGACGGGGACGTCCCCACGGCGGCACGGGCGAGCGCACAGCGGGTGCTCGACCTGGTGCAGAAGCGGCTGCGGGACGAGCGGTCCGACCAGCGTCCGCTGGTGATCGTGACGCGTCGCGCGGTGGCGGTCACCCGGGACGAATCGCCCGACCTGTCCGGCGCCCCGGTCTGGGGCCTGGTCCGGTCGGTGCAGGCGGAGCACCCGGACCGGTTCGTCCTGGTCGACACCGACGAGGACCAGGCGTCGCTGCGGGCGCTGAAGACGCTGGATCTGTCCCGCGAGCCGCAGCTGGCCCTGCGCGGCGGCGTGGCGTACGTGCCGCGGCTGGCCCCCGCGCCGACCGCGCAGGCCGCACCGCCGGCCTGGAACCCGCAGGGCACGGTGCTGCTCACGGGCGCGACGGGCGCTCTCGGCGCGCTGTTCGCCCGGCACCTGGTGACCGAACACGGGGTGCGGCACCTGCTGATGCTCAGCCGGCGCGGATCGGCGGCACCGGGAGCGGCCGACCTGGCCGCGGAGCTGGCCGCGCTCGGAGCGGGCGTCACACAGGCGGCCTGCGACGTGTCCGACCCGGCCGCGCTCGCCGAAAGGATCGCGGAGATCCCGGCGGAGGCACCGCTGACGGCGGTCGTCCACCTGGCGGGCGTGCTCGACGACGGCGCCGCGGAGTCCCTGACGCCGGACCAGCTGAACCGGGTGTTCCGGCCGAAGGTCGACGCAGCCTGGCACCTGCACGAGCTGACCAAGGACCTGGACCTGTCGGCCTTCGTCCTGTACTCGTCCGTCGTCGGGACGCTCGGCAACGCCGGCCAGGCGAACTACGCCGCGGCCAACGCGTTCCTGGACGCCCTGGCCGCGCACCGCAAGGCCGCCGGCCTGCCGGCGATGTCGCTGGCGTGGGGCCCGTGGGAGCTGGGCATGGCCGGCACCCTCGGCCAGGCCGATCTGGCCCGGTTCCGGCGCAACGGGATGGTGCCCCTGGACGCCGCGAAGGGGGCCGCGCTGTTCGACACCGCGCTCGCCCTCGACACGGCGACGGTGGTGCCCGCCGTGGTCGACGCGTCCGCGTTGCGGCAGCTGGAGTCCGTGCCCGCGCTGCTGCGCGGCATGGCCCCGCCCCGGCAGCGGCGCGTCGAGGAGCGCACCGAATCGACGATCGCCCAGCGGCTGGCGGCCTTGTCGCCCGACGAACAGCGCGGTGAGCTGCTGGACCTGCTGCTCGCCACGGCGGCCGTCGTGCTGGGCTACGCGGACGTCGACGACATCGACGCCGACATGTCCTTCAAGGAGATCGGCTTCGACTCGCTGAGCGGGGTGGAGTTCCGCAACCAGGTCAAGAAGGACACGGGGGTCCAGGTCCCCGCGACGGTGATCTTCAACTACCCGACCCCGGCGGCACTGGCGGAACGGATCCGGGAACTGCTGTTCCCGGAGGACGCACCGGACGTGGAACTCCGGGAAGACGACGAGGACTCGGCAGCGGACCAGCTGGATGACGAGATCGACGCCCTGGACGTCGACGACCTCATCCAGCGCGCACTGAATGAGTAG